From Acanthopagrus latus isolate v.2019 chromosome 22, fAcaLat1.1, whole genome shotgun sequence, the proteins below share one genomic window:
- the gpr176 gene encoding G-protein coupled receptor 176 isoform X2, producing MNSGSRAATVGDGAANFTAAAHLRLELLNASSPPTRWDGSPPAEGSGLEEQQRLVREQAYRDFTTTIQIFILLSSLLGNATVLWCTCCTNVFKSVTNRFIKNLACSGICASLVCVPFDVALGASPRCCWWLHTLLLCKAIKFLHKLFCSVTVLSFSAIALDRYYSVLYPLERKISDARSRDLVIYIWVHAAVASLPVFAVTNVTDVYVTSSCSDDHARSLGHMVYVLIYNVTTLILPLALVFLFMLLIRRALSASQKKKVIIAALRTPQNSISIPYVSQREAELHATLLAVVLAFSACSAPYGALVVYRTILADTKELPISLYLTALWLPKVSLLTNPLLFLTVNRSARHSWLDLLARIHRRYSRRNVVSTGGLASLGAEGVIGEPVGLETAGRSGSQLLEMFNIGQQQIFRPSEEEEEEEDVENEIPSQGPGGCPGSKEDHQGGSRMGSLRGEVITKKDPLQGTGGGLVITKEGPPSVIAPRASPVHTCAYASSSQVAPATPTEAEDSTQFGFGPFELPPQWLPETRNSKKRLLPPLGNTPEELIQTKLPRPRPERRISRNNKMQ from the exons ATGAATAGCGGGAGCCGGGCTGCGACGGTCGGGGACGGTGCCGCcaatttcacagcagcagcccacCTCAGGCTGGAGCTCCTGAACGCGTCGAGCCCGCCGACCCGGTGGGACGGCAGCCCACCCGCCGAGGGGAGCGGGCTGGAAGAGCAGCAGCGCCTCGTCCGAGAGCAAGCCTACCGGGACTTCACCACCACCATTCAGATCTTCATCCTCCTAAGTTCGCTGCTGG GAAATGCCACGGTGTTGTGGTGCACCTGCTGCACGAACGTCTTTAAATCCGTGACCAACCGCTTCATCAAGAACCTGGCGTGCTCGGGGATCTGTGCCAGCCTGGTCTGCGTTCCCTTCGACGTTGCACTGGGAGCCAGCCCtcgctgctgctggtggctgcacactctgctgctctgcaagGCCATCAAGTTCCTCCACAAACTCTTCTGCTCCGTCACCGTGCTCAGTTTCAGCGCCATCGCGCTCGACAG ATACTATTCTGTGCTGTACCCGTTAGAGAGGAAGATCTCTGATGCAAGATCCCGAGATCTGGTCATCTATATCTGGGTCCACGCTGCCGTGGCGAGCCTCCCTGTGTTTGCTGTGACCAATGTGACAGACGTGTACGTCACCTCGTCCTGCTCCGATGACCATGCCCGCTCCCTGGGCCACATGGTGTACGTGCTGATCTACAACGTCACCACACTGATCCTCCCGCTCGCTCTGGTTTTCCTCTTCATGCTGCTGATCCGCAGAGCGCTCAGTGCCAgtcagaagaagaaggtgatAATCGCGGCGCTGCGGACTCCCCAGAACAGCATCTCCATCCCGTATGTGTCCCAGAGAGAGGCTGAGCTACACGCCACTCTGCTGGCTGTGGTACTGGCTTTCTCAGCCTGCAGCGCCCCCTATGGAGCATTGGTGGTGTATCGCACCATCTTGGCAGACACTAAAGAGCTCCCCATCTCACTGTATCTGACGGCCCTCTGGCTGCCCAAGGTGTCCCTGCTCACCAATCCACTTTTGTTCCTCACTGTTAACCGCTCAGCTCGTCACAGCTGGCTGGACCTGCTGGCAAGGATTCACAGACGCTACAGCCGCCGTAACGTGGTCAGCACAGGAGGTCTGGCCTCTTTAGGAGCAGAGGGTGTGATCGGGGAGCCGGTCGGACTGGAGACGGCTGGACGCTCCGGGAGCCAGCTTCTGGAGATGTTTAACATCGGCCAGCAGCAGATCTTCAGGCcctctgaggaagaagaggaagaagaagatgtagAGAATGAAATCCCTTCCCAAGGACCAGGAGGGTGCCCCGGGTCTAAAGAGGACCATCAGGGTGGGTCGAGAATGGGGAGCCTCAGAGGAGAGGTGATCACCAAAAAGGACCCTCTACAGGGGACGGGTGGAGGGCTGGTCATTACCAAGGAAGGGCCTCCTTCTGTCATAGCACCTCGGGCCTCTCCGGTCCACACGTGTGCTTATGCTTCCTCATCTCAGGTGGCACCTGCTACACCCACAGAGGCTGAGGACTCCACACAGTTTGGTTTTGGACCCTTCGAACTGCCACCTCAGTGGTTACCAGAGACCAGGAACAGCAAGAAGAGGCTGCTGCCTCCGCTTGGTAACACACCGGAGGAGCTGATCCAGACCAAACTGCCTCGGCCGAGGCCTGAACGGAGAATCAGCCGGAACAACAAG ATGCAGTAG
- the gpr176 gene encoding G-protein coupled receptor 176 isoform X1 — translation MNSGSRAATVGDGAANFTAAAHLRLELLNASSPPTRWDGSPPAEGSGLEEQQRLVREQAYRDFTTTIQIFILLSSLLGNATVLWCTCCTNVFKSVTNRFIKNLACSGICASLVCVPFDVALGASPRCCWWLHTLLLCKAIKFLHKLFCSVTVLSFSAIALDRYYSVLYPLERKISDARSRDLVIYIWVHAAVASLPVFAVTNVTDVYVTSSCSDDHARSLGHMVYVLIYNVTTLILPLALVFLFMLLIRRALSASQKKKVIIAALRTPQNSISIPYVSQREAELHATLLAVVLAFSACSAPYGALVVYRTILADTKELPISLYLTALWLPKVSLLTNPLLFLTVNRSARHSWLDLLARIHRRYSRRNVVSTGGLASLGAEGVIGEPVGLETAGRSGSQLLEMFNIGQQQIFRPSEEEEEEEDVENEIPSQGPGGCPGSKEDHQGGSRMGSLRGEVITKKDPLQGTGGGLVITKEGPPSVIAPRASPVHTCAYASSSQVAPATPTEAEDSTQFGFGPFELPPQWLPETRNSKKRLLPPLGNTPEELIQTKLPRPRPERRISRNNKVSTIPTVDP, via the exons ATGAATAGCGGGAGCCGGGCTGCGACGGTCGGGGACGGTGCCGCcaatttcacagcagcagcccacCTCAGGCTGGAGCTCCTGAACGCGTCGAGCCCGCCGACCCGGTGGGACGGCAGCCCACCCGCCGAGGGGAGCGGGCTGGAAGAGCAGCAGCGCCTCGTCCGAGAGCAAGCCTACCGGGACTTCACCACCACCATTCAGATCTTCATCCTCCTAAGTTCGCTGCTGG GAAATGCCACGGTGTTGTGGTGCACCTGCTGCACGAACGTCTTTAAATCCGTGACCAACCGCTTCATCAAGAACCTGGCGTGCTCGGGGATCTGTGCCAGCCTGGTCTGCGTTCCCTTCGACGTTGCACTGGGAGCCAGCCCtcgctgctgctggtggctgcacactctgctgctctgcaagGCCATCAAGTTCCTCCACAAACTCTTCTGCTCCGTCACCGTGCTCAGTTTCAGCGCCATCGCGCTCGACAG ATACTATTCTGTGCTGTACCCGTTAGAGAGGAAGATCTCTGATGCAAGATCCCGAGATCTGGTCATCTATATCTGGGTCCACGCTGCCGTGGCGAGCCTCCCTGTGTTTGCTGTGACCAATGTGACAGACGTGTACGTCACCTCGTCCTGCTCCGATGACCATGCCCGCTCCCTGGGCCACATGGTGTACGTGCTGATCTACAACGTCACCACACTGATCCTCCCGCTCGCTCTGGTTTTCCTCTTCATGCTGCTGATCCGCAGAGCGCTCAGTGCCAgtcagaagaagaaggtgatAATCGCGGCGCTGCGGACTCCCCAGAACAGCATCTCCATCCCGTATGTGTCCCAGAGAGAGGCTGAGCTACACGCCACTCTGCTGGCTGTGGTACTGGCTTTCTCAGCCTGCAGCGCCCCCTATGGAGCATTGGTGGTGTATCGCACCATCTTGGCAGACACTAAAGAGCTCCCCATCTCACTGTATCTGACGGCCCTCTGGCTGCCCAAGGTGTCCCTGCTCACCAATCCACTTTTGTTCCTCACTGTTAACCGCTCAGCTCGTCACAGCTGGCTGGACCTGCTGGCAAGGATTCACAGACGCTACAGCCGCCGTAACGTGGTCAGCACAGGAGGTCTGGCCTCTTTAGGAGCAGAGGGTGTGATCGGGGAGCCGGTCGGACTGGAGACGGCTGGACGCTCCGGGAGCCAGCTTCTGGAGATGTTTAACATCGGCCAGCAGCAGATCTTCAGGCcctctgaggaagaagaggaagaagaagatgtagAGAATGAAATCCCTTCCCAAGGACCAGGAGGGTGCCCCGGGTCTAAAGAGGACCATCAGGGTGGGTCGAGAATGGGGAGCCTCAGAGGAGAGGTGATCACCAAAAAGGACCCTCTACAGGGGACGGGTGGAGGGCTGGTCATTACCAAGGAAGGGCCTCCTTCTGTCATAGCACCTCGGGCCTCTCCGGTCCACACGTGTGCTTATGCTTCCTCATCTCAGGTGGCACCTGCTACACCCACAGAGGCTGAGGACTCCACACAGTTTGGTTTTGGACCCTTCGAACTGCCACCTCAGTGGTTACCAGAGACCAGGAACAGCAAGAAGAGGCTGCTGCCTCCGCTTGGTAACACACCGGAGGAGCTGATCCAGACCAAACTGCCTCGGCCGAGGCCTGAACGGAGAATCAGCCGGAACAACAAGGTGAGCACCATCCCCACTGTGGACCCATGA